The Deltaproteobacteria bacterium genomic sequence GAGGCATCAGCAGACTCCAAGACGGCGAGCGGCCGGCTGGCCCCCGCAGAAGGGACCTTCGACACGGCCAGTTTCGTAACGAGAGAACATGAAAGACCTGGCCCGGTCGTCTGGACGGCGGCCGAGCGAGGACCTGGGATCGATACTAAGCAGCGGTCATGGGTGCTTCAACAACGGTCGGAAATCGTTCTTCTTCCCGGACATCGCGGTCCCCGGCCCTTGCCAAAGGCTGACACCGCTGGTGCGTCCCGGGTTCATGCTTGGCGAGCGCCTACTTGGCGCGCTGCAGCGCGGCGGTGATCTCCTTGTCGCCGGGGCGCAAGGCAGCGGCCTTCTCGAGCGCTTTCTGGGCTGCCGGCTTGTCGCCGGCCTCGAGCTGGAGCAAGCCGAGGTGGAACCAGGCCTGGGCGTTCTTGGGGTCGCGGTCGGTGGCCTTTCCGTAGGCGGCCATGGCCGGCTGGCGCTTGCCCTGGCAGGCGAGGGCGTCGCCGAGGGTGGCCTGCAGGTCGGGGTTGCGTGGATCATCGGCGACGGCCGGGGCGACGATCTTCTCGGCATCGGCGCACTGCTTGGCGCGCACGAGCGCGTAGGCGTAGTCGGCGGCGACGTCCGGGTTCTGACTGGAGAGCGTGTAGGCCTGGGCCAGGTCCTTCACGGCCACGTCGGTCTTGCCCAGGAGCAGCGCGGAGGA encodes the following:
- a CDS encoding tetratricopeptide repeat protein, yielding MRLALFVSVFACAAVAFADTPAELVQVARGYSGRGQDAKAIPLLQQALKGDPKNAEAHYLLGLAYSRQDKPKDAEAELNQAVALDPHNYQAFLLLGMTHDLRDDPAGALSVYEKGIAADPKRPEAWREAGSSALLLGKTDVAVKDLAQAYTLSSQNPDVAADYAYALVRAKQCADAEKIVAPAVADDPRNPDLQATLGDALACQGKRQPAMAAYGKATDRDPKNAQAWFHLGLLQLEAGDKPAAQKALEKAAALRPGDKEITAALQRAK